The following DNA comes from Bdellovibrionales bacterium.
GCTGTCGGCCTGCTTTATTCCTGTTTATATCGATCACAAAGAGCAGGGGGATGATGCCAAACGCGCCCAGCTGACTGCGGGATTGTTGATGGTGCTCTCCTTAATACTCATTCCTTTTACCGTGGTGATGATTTTGGGAATGGAAACCATCATGCCTTGGATCGTCAGTGGCGACGGATTTACCGCTGTGCCCGGAAAAGTCGACATGACCATCACCATGACAAAAATCATGTTTCCGTTTTTGTACCTGATGAGTTTGTTTGCCTACTTCATGGCGATCTTGAATGCGCACAAAAAGTTCATGGCATCGGCACTGGCGCCTTGCTACTTTAACCTCGTTAACATTGCAGCCAGTTTGTACTGTTACATCACCGGGGAGATTTCGGGAACGTTGTTGTCGTGGGCGGTGATTGTCGGGGGATTTTTTCAGTTTGTGACCTTACTTCCTACATTTTTTAAATTAAATATTCCGCTCGACTGGTCGTGGAGGAATATTTATTCGCCGTCGGTCCGAAAAGTGTTGCGCGCCTTTGTGCCGAGTCTTATCGGGTTGGGTATTGTGCAATTTATGGGATTAATTAACATCTCATTTGCGTCTCACCTGCAGGAAGGATCTGTCACTTATATTTATCTCGCGGATCGACTCTTGGAGCTCCCATTATCGATGGTGGCAGTCAGTTTAGGAACGGTGCTTTTGCCGACGCTGTCTGAAAGATTAAGTCGCGGGGATGTTTTGGGATTTAAGTCCGA
Coding sequences within:
- the murJ gene encoding murein biosynthesis integral membrane protein MurJ — protein: MSKKQDSVVKSAIYFATGTFASRVLGLIRDALFVAVFGKTVSDAWLAAFRFPNLFRRIFGEGALSACFIPVYIDHKEQGDDAKRAQLTAGLLMVLSLILIPFTVVMILGMETIMPWIVSGDGFTAVPGKVDMTITMTKIMFPFLYLMSLFAYFMAILNAHKKFMASALAPCYFNLVNIAASLYCYITGEISGTLLSWAVIVGGFFQFVTLLPTFFKLNIPLDWSWRNIYSPSVRKVLRAFVPSLIGLGIVQFMGLINISFASHLQEGSVTYIYLADRLLELPLSMVAVSLGTVLLPTLSERLSRGDVLGFKS